One Meriones unguiculatus strain TT.TT164.6M chromosome 5, Bangor_MerUng_6.1, whole genome shotgun sequence DNA segment encodes these proteins:
- the Alms1 gene encoding centrosome-associated protein ALMS1 isoform X7, with amino-acid sequence MEPEDLPWPGELEEEEEEEDEDGEVLKNELGAATEGAEEARTSEETTGMEEFNEAEPEVDLDFNCESQPLESTDEEEDEMAKAWLEAQPVQATRLVPPPPPPRHLYPALLKHQDQAKGAESWHCLPQERDSSKTVDTYQTGTSRREGTEEIQFSLEEGELAQSQLPVKELFCSPLQMIQDNFAAPDLPLLTYLTQDKELEPDSLFQQNELEFTPLRGISDKSEDTEWLSRPSEVSEALIQATSETSSDLFNSCLSISQHPLTGSITFGSQRSLFLSEQENNGGIAPPNARDELKSPNDSDHYDALYSYMSWQTEKDTQQPEDNLAEKDLVSTSALSDVSDESIAAKRKDSFDASCSRVQYWGLEALQHTETCLASEDQASFPFEITPPPNKMSYSFLRSMLERRKASLTSVHHLENVCLRASAKDEMSQKNDVLEGYERNEDMQKELSQFFKQKESRNSLAFSQVHVKSPEIKYTGMVTIRDSHEQVSEANILSRRLHTSELEGSSGPLRTVKSNLGDTSEQRYFQEERNQNAASTFGEKNVGATENVAFEAVIASIEPSKQESPINEIQTDNRKPLADDSQERESPKPDLSQLNCNDENSFIDKLKRPKFQSTPGVFESAASKLFLHKEDDASSLYGHPNLSPPNALQDMLSKPISVIPELKLSTLNENAYSQAVGLEQTQSALFQCALNNLNLTEKVGPSKIIFAMKLSTSDSWVLQDLKLQTFEEVADSSDFNLESLQGKAESAVFTLCGDAEYSSLYGNPGVYNERIAELQREVDRSNLAISEPFPSQEPSSESECHSSNLRMLRVSPDTLPTTLTRSTGDISKGSKATHSKLKSDITDTRGDSDIGTHLSLPLEDFTRFAQVVPEGSLSEEALKGSVHLGLATQSTGVSPVSSSSYSQRENPSLSYQEGLPDGYEFGQELTVSAFPGQADQKNGFSVVTPTLYSQREKPGIFYQQARTGGYLPEETPEAPAAPRLGDQKSSFPTVTSSYLQSDKPGVFYEQALTSSHLPEDIIISSAAPRLGDQKSSFPTVTSSYLQSVKPGVSYEQALTRGHLPEETVKSPAAPRLGDQKSSFPTVTSYLQSDKPGVSYEQALTSSHLPEDIRSSAVPRLGDQKSSFPTVTSSYLQSDKPGVSYEQALTRGHLPEETIKSSAAPRLGDQKSSFPTVTSYLQSDKPGVFYEQALTSSHLPEDIRSSAAPRLGDQKSSFPTVTSSYLQSDKPGVSYEQALTRGHLPEETLKSSAAPRLGDQKSSFPTVTSSYLQSDKPGVSYEQSLTSSRLPEDTVKSSAAPRLGDQKSSFPTVTSYLKSDKPGVNEQSLTSSHLPEKTIKSSAAPRLGDQKSSFPTVTSYLQSDKPGVSYEQSLTRGHLPEDTVKSSAAPRLGDQKSSFPTVISYLQSDKPSVYYEQALTSRHLPEETIKSSAAPRLGDQKSSFPTVTSSYLQSVKPSVSYEQALTRGHLPEETIKSPAAPRLGDQKSSFPTVTSYLQSDKPGVSYEQALTRGHLPEETVKSSAAPRLGDQKSSFPTVTSSYLQSDKPGVSYEQALTRGHLPEETVKSSAAPRLGDQKSSFPTVTSSYLQSDKPGVFYEQALTSSHLPEDTVKSSAAPRLGDQKSSFPTVTSSYLQSDKPGVFYEQSLTSSHLPEETIKSSAAPRLGDQKSSFPTITSYLQSDKPGVSYEQSLTSSRLPEDTIKSSAAPRLGDQKSSFPTVTSYLQSDKPSVSYEQALTRGHLPEETIKSPAAPRLGDQKSSFPTVTSYLKSDKPGVSDEQALTSSHLPEDIIKSSSALRQTDQKFDVPASASTGTYTDFYQQELPQNHLSEESTQGLALPVSPVQNIGITALPSTSHPQGEKPHTFYHQALPESYLSHQAFKTSKSPDELSGMSALTSASYSYKERPSISHMQKFPDSHLTEETHKVLGTTGSVDLKTVTQTVSSTSGSSKETPSILYQQALPGGLLPGESLKVSAAPRPPDQSTGASTVSPSSYPSTEESIIFYQPGLPGNPLSTESFKVAGISAPTEQRTGTPAGPSGPYPVGEKPIIFYQQALPEEILQASAVPGSSAQNTTTSAISSSSYPSGQEPLIFYQPGLLDSPLTAEKLKVAAVSGSAKQKTGISTRPSSSLAVGVREKSIIFYQQALSDGHLPTEASAGPADLKSGEPSVHSTSYSFREKPIIIYRQSASQLTKEGHKASVASGPTDEKSGPPVIISFPYSNPEYEKVLNASSHQELPYTHLTENTKKGSVVSGPNDQKTGILTPPSTSHLSREKPTISYQQEVPDLSEKALKVLGGVGPTAQKTETPSVPLLRERPSVSYQQDLPDLTEEALQILGVPGVVPSVSYSHDEMPLISYQQELADLTEISLKAAGSGSTDQMTGSQVVFHSSREKLSGFHQQELPNTGRAAVGAFVHPGPAVQKAEKPTEPLSYYPQTEANALSPQEFLASHLTEEAGKASAGSVHSAQTPGAPTGPSSSYVHREKFIDFYPKASLDHNLTENSLKASTVLELSDQNRRPSISFGSYSHKDISVADPQDQNTVSPTVTHRFYIHREKPAVSTVNRPDDQKTPVPTAVHDSYAEKVKPVNIVQKQLSDRDQSGDIPKISTVSEPTVVSTASPAPLSGYYSHREESDTFYPQELSDRHLTEDSLKVSSGLSQADQISGSSTVSFGTYSHSENHQVVSEHAQKLIDHLNSPESCLSTNSIPLNSQIDDGVTMCKPESSGFGDVGYEEIRDIDPGSKTLKEIRTLLMEAENIALKRCNFPAPLVPFRDVNDVSFIQSKKVVCFKEPPTTDVRAQRGLFTEEVPHVEYEQKDIGTQTNLMCQRGVENWEFISSTTIRSPLQEAESTARVSFDETFRPYDAARSVMRSETEGYRTGIGNKIIIPMMTIIKSDSSSDVSDGCYSWDSNLPETLESVSDVFLNFIPYTSTKTSIPDSREEEGLSESEDYCGSVDSLGAHVKYLLQCESSLNQAKQILKNAEEEESRVRAQARAWNLKLNLERDYGYSISELNEDDRRKVEEIKAKLFGHGRATHLSEGLQSPRGIGCVPEAVCSHIVIESRGKECFRTLTAEQPRPDSRRCVFRSVEPADLIRGQRSPSSWRGRHINLSRSIDQSNSHFQVWNSFQLQNHSPFQKLAPSDIKISKGLGMSFHANMDSQPSGLVEPTCVPAKEMDFPSSSQMLPPDPKKQFTTSITFSSHVHSKCISSPSVFKVDVTAGSQSIGPSASGVFKPHIPEEYISPRTLKQKTFFPSSLKRHSHSPVTVGSRQGQNLPLGFEHFHQKEELLEKSDFKVSRSESCVSTNYSSFRGVQFSGKDTVINQDKLSPTLEVKEKKVTITPDLPSCIFLEQRELFEQSKAPHHEIREDLSFFPKCQDYIVADLPSDFLDEQQCDAPDVDGHMRAQQYPLSQGQDCSVEKIEHVPQSYFSNMVNIEAKVSNISQSAPDHCTDPCSPSNRKALSCVRITLCPKTSSKLDSGTLDERFHSLDPASKTRTNSECNADLRIISSRSLEPTSKLLTCKPVAQDQESLDFLGPKSPLDLQVTQSSLPDSKTIFQDLKAKTSQTSQIVTSRQTQVNISDLEEYSKPEGTPVSADGLQEQSKAPFLTSSGKLSSDAVTQITTESPGKTTFSSEIFINADDLGQEVLGPVVQKLSKFASSSSVQQITASHDKDVQPQVLPYKPSGTSRMYYVQQLETAPSYLDSKSDTTVESSHSGSNDAVAPDFPPQVLGTRDDDLSGTVNIRHTEGIYSKRTAAKGKTPSQKGRSLVPARRCSKTKHRSID; translated from the exons TGATACAGGATAATTTTGCAGCCCCTGATTTGCCTTTGCTGACGTATTTGACACAAGACAAGGAGTTGGAGCCTGATTCCttgtttcaacaaaatgaactagaattTACACCTTTGAG AGGTATTTCTGATAAGTCTGAAGATACTGAATGGCTTTCTCGACCATCAGAAGTTAGTGAAGCTTTAATCCAGGCCACCTCAGAAACATCTTCAGACTTATTTAACAGTTGCCTTAGTATATCACAACATCCACTCACAGGTAGCATAACTTTTGGGTCTCAGCGCTCTCTTTTTCTATCTGAACAAGAGAATAATGGAGGGATTGCGCCACCTAATGCTCGTGATGAACTGAAAAGCCCGAATGACTCTGATCATTATGATGCCCTGTATTCATATATGTCATGGCAGACAGAAAAGGACACTCAGCAGCCAGAAGACAACTTGGCTGAAAAAGACCTAGTTTCCACTTCAGCTTTGTCTGATGTTAGTGATGAAAGCATAGCTGCTAAAAGAAAGGACAGTTTTGATGCTTCTTGTTCTCGTGTTCAGTATTGGGGACTGGAAGCCTTACAACATACTGAAACATGTCTAGCCAGTGAAGATCAAGCTTCCTTCCCATTTGAAATTACTCCTCCTCCTAATAAAATGTCATACTCTTTCCTACGATCCATGTTGGAAAGAAGAAAAGCTTCCTTGACCTCTGTTCACCATCTTGAGAATGTTTGTTTAAGGGCTTCTGCTAAGGATGAAATGAGTCAAAAGAATGATGTTTTGGAGGGTTATGAAAGAAATGAAGATATGCAGAAAGAATTATCACAATTTTTTAAGCAAAAGGAGTCTAGAAATAGTTTGGCATTTTCTCAGGTGCATGTCAAATCTCCAGAGATAAAGTATACTGGGATGGTCACCATCCGTGATAGTCATGAACAAGTTTCAGAAGCAAATATACTCTCTAGAAGACTTCATACCTCTGAGCTGGAGGGTTCTAGTGGTCCTCTTCGGACAGTTAAATCCAACTTGGGTGATACATCAGAACAACGGTATTTTCAAGAGGAAAGAAACCAAAATGCAGCTTCTACTTTTGGTGAGAAAAATGTTGGTGCTACTGAAAATGTAGCCTTTGAGGCAGTTATTGCCTCAATTGAGCCTTCTAAGCAAGAGAGTCCTATAAATGAAATCCAAACTGACAACAGGAAACCATTAGCAGATGACAGCCAAGAGAGAGAATCCCCAAAACCAGATCTTTCCCAATTAAATTGTAACGATGAAAACTCTTTCATTGATAAGCTTAAGCGTCCAAAATTCCAGTCTACTCCTGGAGTGTTTGAATCAGCAGCTTCAAAACTATTCTTGCATAAAGAAGATGATGCTAGCTCCCTATATGGGCATCCAAATTTATCACCTCCTAATGCTCTTCAGGACATGCTCAGTAAACCGATTTCTGTCATTCCAGAGCTTAAGTTATCTACTTTAAATGAAAACGCTTACAGCCAGGCTGTTGGTCTTGAGCAAACACAATCAGCTTTATTTCAGTGCGCGCTAAACAATCTAAACCTTACAGAGAAGGTAGGaccttcaaaaattatttttgcaaTGAAACTGTCAACTTCAGATTCTTGGGTTTTACAAGATTTAAAGCTGCAGACCTTTGAAGAAGTTGCAGATTCCTCAGACTTTAATTTGG agagcCTGCAGGGGAAGGCTGAATCTGCTGTTTTTACTCTGTGTGGTGATGCTGAGTATTCCAGCCTGTATGGAAATCCTGGTGTATACAATGAAAGAATTGCTGAATTACAAAGAGAG GTAGACCGTTCTAATCTGGCCATTAGCGAGCCTTTTCCATCTCAAGAGCCATCCAGTGAGTCAGAATGTCATTCTTCCAATCTCAGAATGTTGAGGGTATCTCCTGACACTCTGCCAACAACTCTTACACGTTCAACAG gagaCATTTCTAAAGGAAGCAAAGCTACTCATTCCAAGTtgaaatcagatatcacagacaCTCGTGGAGACTCAGACATTGGAACACACTTATCTTTGCCCCTTGAAGATTTCACTCGGTTTGCT CAGGTTGTTCCAGAAGGCAGTCTATCTGAAGAGGCTCTCAAAGGTTCAGTTCATCTTGGACTAGCTACCCAAAGTACTGGAGTATCACCTGTAAGCTCTTCTTCCTATTCACAAAGAGAAAACCCCAGTCTTTCATATCAAGAGGGCTTGCCAGATGGTTATGAATTTGGTCAGGAACTGACAGTTTCAGCATTTCCTGGACAAGCTGATCAGAAGAATGGTTTTTCAGTAGTGACTCCTACTTTGTATTCACAAAGAGAAAAGCCTGGTATTTTCTATCAACAAGCCAGGACAGGTGGTTATTTACCTGAAGAGACTCCAGAGGCACCAGCTGCTCCTAGGCTGGGTGACCAGAAGAGTAGCTTTCCAACAGTAACTTCTTCTTACTTACAAAGTGACAAGCCTGGTGTTTTCTATGAACAGGCCTTGACAAGCAGTCATTTACCTGAAGACATTATAATATCTTCAGCTGCTCCTAGGCTGGGTGACCAGAAGAGTAGCTTTCCAACAGTAACTTCTTCTTACTTACAAAGTGTCAAGCCTGGTGTTTCCTATGAACAGGCCTTGACAAGAGGTCATTTACCTGAAGAGACTGTAAAATCTCCAGCTGCTCCTAGGCTGGGTGACCAGAAGAGTAGCTTTCCAACAGTAACTTCTTACTTACAAAGTGACAAGCCTGGTGTTTCCTATGAACAGGCTTTGACAAGCAGTCATTTACCTGAAGACATAAGATCTTCAGCTGTTCCTAGGCTGGGTGACCAGAAGAGTAGCTTTCCAACAGTAACTTCTTCTTACTTACAAAGTGACAAGCCTGGTGTTTCCTATGAACAGGCCTTGACAAGAGGTCATTTACCTGAAGAGACTATAAAATCTTCAGCTGCTCCTAGGCTGGGTGACCAGAAGAGTAGTTTTCCAACAGTAACTTCTTACTTACAAAGTGACAAGCCTGGTGTTTTCTATGAACAGGCCTTGACAAGCAGTCATTTACCTGAAGACATAAGATCTTCAGCTGCTCCTAGGCTGGGTGACCAGAAGAGTAGCTTTCCAACAGTAACTTCTTCTTACTTACAAAGTGACAAGCCTGGTGTTTCCTATGAACAGGCCTTGACAAGAGGTCATTTACCTGAAGAGACTTTAAAATCTTCAGCTGCTCCTAGGCTGGGTGACCAGAAGAGTAGCTTTCCAACAGTAACTTCTTCTTACTTACAAAGTGACAAGCCTGGTGTTTCCTATGAACAGAGTTTGACAAGCAGTCGTTTACCTGAAGACACTGTAAAATCTTCAGCTGCTCCTAGGCTGGGTGACCAGAAGAGTAGCTTTCCAACAGTAACTTCTTACTTAAAAAGTGACAAGCCTGGTGTTAATGAACAGAGTTTGACAAGCAGTCATTTACCTGAAAAGACTATAAAATCTTCAGCTGCTCCTAGGCTGGGTGACCAGAAGAGTAGCTTTCCAACAGTAACTTCTTACTTACAAAGTGACAAGCCTGGTGTTTCCTATGAACAGAGTTTGACAAGAGGTCATTTACCTGAAGACACTGTAAAATCTTCAGCTGCTCCTAGGCTGGGTGACCAGAAGAGTAGCTTTCCAACAGTAATTTCTTACTTACAAAGTGACAAGCCTAGTGTTTACTATGAACAGGCCTTGACAAGCAGGCATTTACCTGAAGAGACTATAAAATCTTCAGCTGCTCCTAGGCTGGGTGACCAGAAGAGTAGCTTTCCAACAGTAACTTCTTCTTACTTACAAAGTGTCAAGCCTAGTGTTTCCTATGAACAGGCCTTGACAAGAGGTCATTTACCTGAAGAGACTATAAAATCTCCAGCTGCTCCTAGGCTGGGTGACCAGAAGAGTAGCTTTCCAACAGTAACTTCTTACTTACAAAGTGACAAGCCTGGTGTTTCCTATGAACAGGCCTTGACAAGAGGTCATTTACCTGAAGAGACTGTAAAATCTTCAGCTGCTCCTAGGCTGGGTGACCAGAAGAGTAGCTTTCCAACAGTAACTTCTTCTTACTTACAAAGTGACAAGCCTGGTGTTTCCTATGAACAGGCCTTGACAAGAGGTCATTTACCTGAAGAGACTGTAAAATCTTCAGCTGCTCCTAGGCTGGGTGACCAGAAGAGTAGCTTTCCAACAGTAACTTCTTCTTACTTACAAAGTGACAAGCCTGGTGTTTTCTATGAACAGGCCTTGACAAGCAGTCATTTACCTGAAGACACTGTAAAATCTTCAGCTGCTCCTAGGCTGGGTGACCAGAAGAGTAGCTTTCCAACAGTAACTTCTTCTTACTTACAAAGTGACAAGCCTGGTGTTTTCTATGAACAGAGTTTGACAAGCAGTCATTTACCTGAAGAGACTATAAAATCTTCAGCTGCTCCTAGGCTGGGTGACCAGAAGAGTAGCTTTCCAACAATAACTTCTTACTTACAAAGTGACAAGCCTGGTGTTTCCTATGAACAGAGTTTGACCAGCAGTCGTTTACCTGAAGACACTATAAAATCTTCAGCTGCTCCTAGGCTGGGTGACCAGAAGAGTAGCTTTCCAACAGTAACTTCTTACTTACAAAGTGACAAGCCTAGTGTTTCCTATGAACAGGCCTTGACAAGAGGTCATTTACCTGAAGAGACTATAAAATCTCCAGCTGCTCCTAGGCTGGGTGACCAGAAGAGTAGCTTTCCAACAGTAACTTCTTACTTAAAAAGTGACAAGCCTGGTGTTTCCGATGAACAGGCCTTGACAAGCAGTCATTTACCTGAAGACATTATAAAATCTTCATCTGCTCTTAGGCAGACTGACCAGAAGTTTGATGTTCCAGCTTCAGCCTCTACTGGTACATATACTGATTTCTACCAACAGGAGTTGCCACAGAATCACTTAAGTGAAGAGTCTACACAAGGTTTAGCTCTTCCTGTGTCACCTGTCCAGAACATTGGGATAACTGCACTGCCATCTACTTCTCATCCACAAGGAGAAAAGCCTCATACCTTTTATCACCAGGCTTTGCCAGAAAGTTATTTGAGTCATCAGGCTTTCAAAACTTCTAAGTCACCTGATGAGCTATCTGGTATGTCAGCTCTAACCTCTGCTTCCTACTCATATAAAGAGAGGCCTAGTATTTCTCATATGCAGAAGTTTCCAGACAGCCACCTAACTGAAGAGACCCACAAAGTCTTGGGTACTACTGGATCAGTAGACCTGAAAACAGTGACACAAACAGTATCCTCTACTTCTGGTTCATCAAAAGAAACACCTAGTATTCTCTACCAGCAGGCCCTGCCAGGTGGTCTTTTGCCTGGAGAGTCTCTGAAAGTTTCAGCTGCTCCTAGACCACCTGACCAGAGCACTGGAGCGTCAACAGTATCTCCTAGTTCTTACCCCTCCACAGAAGAGTCCATTATTTTTTACCAGCCTGGCTTGCCAGGTAACCCTTTATCCACAGAGTCTTTCAAAGTTGCAGGGATTTCTGCACCAACTGAGCAGAGGACTGGTACACCAGCAGGACCCTCCGGTCCCTACCCAGTTGGGGAGAAGCCCATTATTTTCTACCAACAAGCCTTACCTGAGGAGATTCTGCAAGCTTCAGCTGTTCCTGGCTCATCTGCCCAGAACACTACGACATCAGCCATATCTTCAAGTTCCTACCCCTCTGGACAGGAGCCCCTCATTTTCTACCAACCTGGTTTGCTAGACAGTCCTCTAACTGCAGAGAAGTTAAAGGTGGCAGCTGTTTCTGGATCAGCTAAGCAGAAGACTGGTATATCAACAAGGCCTTCAAGTTCCCTTGCAGTTGGAGTTAGAGAGAAGTCTATTATTTTCTACCAACAGGCCTTGTCAGATGGTCATCTTCCTACAGAAGCTTCTGCAGGACCAGCTGATCTGAAGAGTGGGGAGCCATCAGTACATTCTACTTCCTATTCTTTTAGAGAAAAGCCCATTATTATCTACCGTCAGTCAGCTAGTCAACTAACTAAGGAAGGTCACAAAGCTTCGGTTGCTTCTGGACCAACTGATGAGAAGAGTGGGCCACCTGTCATCATTTCTTTTCCGTACTCAAATCCAGAGTATGAAAAAGTCCTGAATGCTTCTTCTCACCAAGAGTTGCCATATACTCATCTAACTGAAAACACTAAGAAAGGTTCAGTTGTTTCTGGACCAAATGACCAGAAGACTGGGATACTAACACCACCTTCTACTTCCCACTTATCCAGAGAGAAGCCTACCATATCTTACCAGCAAGAGGTTCCAGATCTTAGTGAAAAAGCTTTGAAAGTTTTAGGTGGTGTTGGACCTACTGCACAGAAAACTGAAACACCTTCTGTTCCCTTACTTAGAGAGAGGCCTAGTGTCTCTTACCAGCAGGATTTACCAGATCTTACTGAAGAAGCCTTGCAAATTTTAGGTGTTCCTGGAGTAGTGCCTTCTGTCTCTTACTCACATGATGAGATGCCCCTCATCTCTTACCAGCAGGAGTTAGCAGATCTTACTGAAATATCTTTGAAAGCAGCAGGCTCTGGCTCTACTGATCAGATGACGGGGTCACAGGTAGTCTTCCACTCAAGTAGAGAGAAGCTTAGTGGTTTTCATCAGCAGGAGTTGCCAAATACTGGTAGAGCTGCAGTAGGTGCTTTTGTTCATCCTGGACCAGCTGTCCAAAAGGCTGAGAAACCGACAGAACCTTTAAGCTACTACCCACAGACAGAGGCCAATGCTTTATCTCCACAGGAGTTTTTGGCCAGCCACCTAACAGAAGAGGCTGGCAAAGCATCAGCTGGTTCTGTGCACTCAGCACAGACGCCTGGGGCACCAACAGGACCTTCTAGTTCTTATGTCCATAGAGAAAAGTTCATTGATTTTTACCCAAAGGCCTCACTAGATCACAACCTAACTGAAAATTCTCTGAAGGCTTCAACTGTTCTTGAATTATCTGACCAGAACAGGAGACCTTCAATCTCCTTTGGTTCCTACTCACACAAGGATATTTCAGTTGCAGATCCACAGGACCAGAATACTGTGTCGCCAACAGTTACTCACAGGTTCTACATACATAGAGAGAAGCCTGCAGTTTCAACTGTGAACAGGCCAGATGACCAAAAGACTCCAGTACCAACAGCTGTTCATGATTCCTACGCTGAAAAAGTAAAACCAGTTAATATTGTTCAAAAACAGTTATCAGATAGAGATCAAAGTGGAGATATTCCGAAGATTTCAACTGTCTCTGAACCAACTGTTGTAAGCACAGCTTCACCAGCCCCTCTGTCCGGTTACTATTCTCACAGAGAGGAGTCGGATACGTTTTACCCACAAGAACTGTCAGACAGACATCTAACTGAAGATTCTCTGAAGGTTTCAAGTGGCCTTAGTCAAGCTGACCAGATTTCGGGTTCATCTACAGTTTCTTTTGGTACTTATTCACACAGTGAAAACCACCAGGTTGTGTCAGAACATGCCCAAAAGCTGATAGATCATTTGAATTCTCCTGAGTCTTGTCTCAGTACAAACAGTATACCCTTAAATTCACAAATTGATGATGGAGTTACCATGTGTAAGCCAGAATCTTCAGGTTTTGGCGATGTTGGCTATGAAGAAATCCGGGATATAGATCCTGGTTccaaaactcttaaagaaattcGGACTCTTTTAATGGAGGCAGAAAATATAGCACTGAAACGATGCAATTTCCCTGCTCCCTTAGTCCCTTTCAGAGATGTTAACGATGTTTCATTTATACAATCCAAGAAGGTGGTTTGCTTCAAAGAACCCCCCACAACTGATGTTCGTGCCCAAAGGGGGCTGTTTACAGAGGAAGTCCCACACGTGGAGTATGAACAAAAGGACATTGGCACACAGACGAACCTTATGTGCCAGAGGGGTGTTGAAAATTGGGAGTTTATTAGTTCAACTACAATTAGAAGTCCTctacaggaagcagaaagcacagcTAGAGTGTCATTTGATGAAACTTTCAGGCCGTATGATGCTGCCAGGTCTGTAATGAGGTCTGAAACTGAAGGTTACAGAACAGGCATTGGGAATAAAATTATTATCCCTATGATGACAATCATAAAGAGTGACTCGAGTAGTGACGTAAGTGATGGTTGCTACTCATGGGACAGTAATTTACCGGAGACTTTAGAATCCGTTTCTGATGTTTTTCTAAACTTCATTCCATATACTTCAACCAAGACAAGCATACCAGATagcagagaagaggaggggtTGTCAGAGAGTGAGGATTACTGTGGTAGTGTAGATTCATTGGGTGCACATGTGAAGTACCTTCTGCAGTGCGAATCCTCACTGAATCAAGCCAAACAGATACTTAAAaatgcagaggaggaagagagtcgGGTCCGAGCCCAAGCCCGAG CCTGGAATCTAAAGCTTAATTTAGAACGTGATTATGGATACTCCATTTCAGAATTAAATGAAGATGACAGGAGGAAAGTAGAAGAGATAAAGGCAAAGTTGTTTGGTCATGGAAGAGCAACTCACTTGTCTGAG ggcttGCAGAGTCCACGGGGAATAGGATGTGTGCCCGAAGCTGTATGTAGTCACATTGTTATTGAGAGCCGTGGGAAAGAATGTTTCAGGACTCTGACTGCTGAACAACCACGACCAGACAGCCGCCGTTGTGTTTTCCGGTCTGTTGAACCTGCAGACTTGATTAGAGGACAACGGAGCCCATCATCATGGAGAGGCAGGCACATCAACCTTTCCAGATCGATAGATCAGAGCAATTCCCATTTCCAAGTTTGGAATTCCTTTCAGTTACAAAATCATTCCCCATTTCAAAAACTTGCACCCAGTGACATCAAAATTAGCAAGGGTCTTGGAATGTCATTCCATGCAAACATGGACTCCCAGCCATCAGGATTAGTAGAACCTACTTGTGTGCCAGCTAAAGAAATGGATTTTCCTTCCTCATCACAAATGCTGCCCCCTGACCCCAAGAAGCAGTTTACTACCTCcatcactttttcttctcatgtaCACTCTAAGTGCATTTCCAGTCCCTCTGTTTTTAAGGTTGATGTTACTGCAGGTAGCCAGAGTATTGGACCGTCAGCCTCAGGGGTATTTAAGCCTCATATCCCTGAAGAGTACATTTCTCCTAGAACTCTTAAACAGAAAACCTTTTTCCCTTCATCACTTAAAAGACATAGTCATTCACCAGTGACTGTAGGTAGTAGGCAAGGGCAAAATTTACCTCTTGGTTTTGAGCATTTTCATCAAAAAGAAGAACTCTTAGAAAAATCAGATTTTAAAGTCAGCCGTTCTGAATCTTGTGTCAGTACAAATTACAGCAGTTTCAGGGGAGTTCAGTTTTCTGGTAAGGATACCGTCATTAACCAGGACAAACTAAGTCCCACACTAGAGGTAAAAGAGAAGAAGGTAACTataactcctgatcttccttctTGCATTTTTCTTGAACAACGAGAACTCTTTGAGCAAAGCAAAGCCCCCCATCATGAAATAAGAGAagacctctctttctttcctaagtGCCAGGATTATATAGTTGCAGaccttccttctgattttcttgatgaGCAGCAATGTGATGCCCCAGATGTAGATGGCCACATGAGAGCACAGCAGTACCCCCTTTCTCAAGGTCAGGATTGCTCAGTAGAAAAGATTGAGCACGTACCTCAGTCATACTTTTCTAATATGGTAAATATTGAAGCCAAGGTCAGTAATATCTCCCAGTCAGCCCCTGACCACTGCACAGATCCATGTTCTCCATCAAATAGAAAAGCACTTTCATGTGTTCGTATAACTCTTTGTCCCAAGACTTCTTCCAAGTTGGATAGTGGAACCTTAGATGAAAGGTTTCATTCATTGGATCCTGCTTCTAAAACAAGGACTAATAGTGAGTGTAATGCTGATCTGCGAATTATATCATCAAGGTCATTGGAACCAACCTCCAAATTACTGACCTGTAAACCTGTAGCACAGGATCAAGAATCTTTAGATTTTCTAGGACCTAAATCTCCACTGGACTTGCAAGTCACACAGTCTTCTCTTCCAGATAGTAAGACTATTTTTCAGGACTTGAAAGCCAAAACTTCTCAGACTAGCCAGATAGTAACCTCAAGGCAAACACAAGTGAACATTTCAGATTTGGAAGAATATTCCAAACCAGAGGGGACTCCAGTATCTGCAGATGG